A DNA window from Maribellus comscasis contains the following coding sequences:
- a CDS encoding VirD4-like conjugal transfer protein, CD1115 family, with product MLWNFIQWLFGFYQRRKIHGNAKFLQGFSRSSLLNKRNNGLVVDGIHRLSLERSYSHLAIVAPTGAGKTTRFVLPNILNMKDASFVVTDPSGEILQKSEAFLRRKGYNVLTLNFTNIRASHRYNPLSRCQTHSDTRKMAEMLIDAAYQNSHGNDLFWNDSAKGILNLLIRAIKRLAPHQQNLGELYRLLNQFGHGQEEVNRIMSENLDEPSFEEFKAFLSQDDRVMNSILSTAKTALASFSDPGLALLTREDTVAFERLRTEKTALFVIVPEHEVRYYNFMLTVLYTQIFNFCMQLPVNGMPYLPIFFFLDEFGNSGKLPNFSTMMTTLRKRKVSVSLVLQDVEQLVNVYGQADASVILNGGCASRIFYPGLSHKTCDELSRILGTQTVKYRESGFSRLDEFQPDRDREMGIPLMRPEEIMTMPQDRAIFTHANLRPALLKTRPWFRIRKLKRRVNR from the coding sequence ATGCTTTGGAATTTTATTCAATGGCTGTTCGGGTTTTACCAACGGCGAAAAATACACGGGAATGCCAAGTTTTTACAGGGCTTTTCCCGAAGTTCTCTGCTCAATAAACGGAATAATGGGTTGGTGGTTGATGGAATCCATCGCTTATCACTCGAACGGTCTTACTCTCATCTGGCAATCGTGGCACCAACCGGTGCCGGGAAAACAACGCGGTTTGTTCTGCCGAATATTTTGAACATGAAAGATGCCTCTTTTGTCGTTACGGATCCATCTGGAGAAATTCTCCAGAAATCCGAAGCGTTCCTGCGGCGAAAAGGGTACAACGTACTCACCCTTAATTTTACCAATATACGGGCTTCTCATCGCTACAATCCCCTTTCCCGATGTCAGACACACTCGGACACCAGAAAGATGGCAGAAATGCTCATAGATGCAGCGTACCAAAATAGTCACGGAAATGATTTATTTTGGAATGATTCGGCAAAAGGAATCCTGAACCTGCTTATCCGCGCAATAAAACGCCTAGCTCCCCACCAACAGAACTTGGGGGAACTGTACCGCCTGTTAAATCAGTTCGGGCACGGGCAGGAGGAAGTGAACCGGATCATGTCGGAAAATCTGGATGAACCAAGCTTTGAGGAATTCAAAGCGTTTTTATCCCAGGACGACCGGGTGATGAACTCGATCCTTTCCACGGCAAAAACTGCCCTGGCTTCGTTTTCAGATCCCGGACTGGCATTACTCACCCGTGAAGATACAGTTGCCTTCGAGCGGCTTCGGACGGAAAAAACGGCTCTGTTTGTGATCGTGCCGGAACACGAAGTCCGGTACTACAATTTCATGCTGACTGTGTTGTACACGCAAATATTCAATTTCTGTATGCAACTCCCGGTGAATGGAATGCCCTACCTGCCTATTTTCTTTTTCCTTGATGAGTTTGGGAACTCTGGCAAGCTCCCCAATTTCTCCACCATGATGACCACACTCCGAAAACGAAAAGTGAGTGTTTCCTTGGTTCTCCAGGACGTGGAACAGTTGGTGAATGTGTACGGTCAGGCAGATGCCTCTGTGATTTTGAACGGTGGGTGTGCCAGTAGAATTTTTTATCCTGGATTAAGTCACAAAACCTGCGATGAACTCTCCCGGATACTGGGAACTCAAACGGTTAAGTACCGGGAATCCGGTTTTAGCCGTTTGGATGAATTTCAGCCAGACAGGGATCGGGAAATGGGAATTCCGCTTATGCGCCCGGAGGAAATTATGACCATGCCCCAGGATCGGGCAATTTTCACACATGCGAACCTGCGACCAGCTTTGCTTAAAACTCGTCCGTGGTTTCGGATACGCAAATTGAAACGAAGAGTAAACCGCTAA
- a CDS encoding relaxase/mobilization nuclease domain-containing protein — MIIQTRRMKSQKYRRLVNYIMSDRGRVRADNTFTICHNLRSTDTEEIIKEFVANDTFRKRRKRSVVAYHEMITFSPKDADSLNLEVLEDISRKYIELRGDRALCLAVPHLENKSLHVHFCFSGTEYRSPKTLRLDNKAFRELRLEMERFQQEQYPELKNSLVYLNAWEKQQVKEQGKLQLSAPEEQLKKRTGKATDKEQLSSLVQHCFQNSASRDDFFQKLISEGLELYQYRNKVNGLLWKGRKFRFRTLTLTNTQLAQLEKGMDRMAELRRIMNQKSKERGLER, encoded by the coding sequence ATGATTATCCAGACCCGCAGAATGAAGTCGCAGAAATACCGTCGCTTGGTGAACTACATCATGAGCGACCGGGGACGGGTACGTGCAGATAACACGTTTACGATTTGCCATAACCTGCGGTCAACGGATACGGAAGAAATCATCAAGGAATTTGTCGCCAATGATACATTCCGCAAACGGAGAAAACGGTCAGTCGTGGCGTACCATGAAATGATCACCTTCTCCCCGAAGGATGCGGATAGTTTGAACCTGGAAGTTCTGGAAGATATTTCCCGGAAGTACATCGAGCTTCGGGGAGATCGTGCGCTCTGTCTGGCAGTTCCGCACCTGGAGAATAAAAGTCTGCATGTTCATTTTTGTTTTTCCGGGACGGAATACCGGTCCCCGAAAACCCTGCGCCTGGACAACAAAGCGTTCCGGGAATTGCGTCTGGAAATGGAACGGTTTCAGCAGGAACAGTACCCGGAGTTGAAAAACTCGCTGGTGTACCTCAATGCCTGGGAAAAACAACAGGTGAAGGAACAGGGAAAACTACAACTGTCTGCCCCGGAGGAACAGTTGAAAAAACGGACGGGCAAAGCTACCGACAAAGAACAGCTCAGTTCTTTAGTGCAGCATTGTTTTCAGAACTCAGCCAGCCGGGATGATTTCTTCCAGAAACTTATCAGCGAAGGACTGGAACTTTACCAATACCGAAACAAGGTAAACGGACTGCTTTGGAAGGGACGAAAATTCCGTTTTCGTACCCTGACTCTTACGAATACACAACTCGCTCAGCTTGAAAAAGGAATGGATCGGATGGCTGAACTGCGCCGGATCATGAACCAGAAATCAAAAGAGCGAGGACTTGAACGATAA
- a CDS encoding plasmid mobilization protein produces the protein MKQNKNLFLYLQSLGLLEHGTEEQIERAKQDFKKLQQNSYATKFSQSHKRKSVYLTQKEMSVLMTAAKRHGMRLGTFIRFAALAYVKTEYLLPSDSKIQELEVALRRIGNNINQLTKHVHQRGFTKEDLVAFQQKLNELENRVSDFLRQPLPLKEFLKNLLHQKPEYADVLEKVLKEFRNR, from the coding sequence ATGAAACAGAATAAAAACCTTTTCCTGTACCTGCAATCGCTCGGATTGCTGGAACACGGAACCGAAGAACAGATTGAACGGGCAAAGCAAGACTTTAAAAAATTGCAGCAAAATTCTTACGCTACAAAATTCTCACAGTCTCATAAACGAAAATCAGTATATCTCACACAGAAGGAAATGTCCGTTCTTATGACAGCCGCAAAACGACACGGAATGCGCTTGGGAACGTTTATCCGCTTTGCTGCTCTGGCATACGTCAAAACGGAATACCTGCTGCCATCAGATAGCAAAATTCAGGAATTGGAAGTTGCCCTTCGCCGGATCGGAAACAACATCAACCAGCTCACCAAACACGTGCATCAACGAGGATTTACCAAGGAAGATTTGGTGGCGTTTCAGCAAAAACTGAACGAGCTGGAAAACCGGGTTTCCGACTTCCTCCGGCAGCCGCTTCCATTGAAAGAATTCCTGAAAAACCTGCTTCATCAGAAGCCGGAATATGCTGATGTACTTGAAAAAGTCCTTAAAGAATTTCGCAACCGATGA
- a CDS encoding DUF2958 domain-containing protein, which translates to MKLITKTLEKRFQEVGSQEIADPLVIAKFFTPVGGATWYATEYDPQDKICFGYVKGLGGDEFGYFSIIEMESVKLPYGLTIERDLYCGEKHLSEFCPELKSFIKERIQNQNRDAQRMQELDQIQENQSLEREQDTELER; encoded by the coding sequence ATGAAATTAATAACCAAAACCCTTGAGAAACGCTTCCAGGAAGTGGGTTCTCAGGAAATTGCCGACCCCCTTGTAATTGCCAAGTTCTTCACTCCCGTGGGCGGTGCCACCTGGTACGCAACAGAGTACGATCCACAGGATAAAATCTGTTTCGGATACGTGAAAGGGCTTGGCGGTGACGAATTCGGATACTTTAGTATCATCGAGATGGAGTCTGTAAAATTGCCTTACGGTCTCACCATCGAACGAGATTTGTACTGCGGAGAAAAACATCTGTCTGAGTTCTGCCCGGAACTGAAATCGTTCATCAAAGAACGGATTCAAAACCAAAACCGGGATGCCCAGCGGATGCAGGAACTGGATCAAATTCAGGAAAACCAATCCCTTGAACGAGAACAGGATACGGAATTAGAACGATAA
- a CDS encoding DNA-binding protein codes for MELKVITMESEAFYALMEEIIQRVGAQKPPRWIREQEAMELLGIKSKSHLWSLRTNLKIEYFQDEDHPKLILYDRESIERYLESNMKKSL; via the coding sequence ATGGAACTCAAAGTTATCACCATGGAATCAGAAGCATTTTATGCTTTGATGGAGGAAATAATCCAGCGAGTAGGGGCGCAAAAGCCCCCTCGCTGGATTCGGGAACAGGAAGCAATGGAGCTTCTGGGAATCAAAAGCAAAAGCCATCTCTGGTCACTACGAACGAATTTGAAGATTGAGTACTTCCAGGACGAGGATCATCCCAAGCTCATACTGTATGACCGGGAATCCATCGAACGGTATTTAGAATCAAACATGAAAAAATCACTTTAA
- a CDS encoding ThiF family adenylyltransferase, whose translation MILTNFSRIEGAVDTQLLHDTHVVAVGAGGAYCLYDSLVRSGIGKLTVLDFDSVDDTNIVRQGYESHQIGQKKVDALGEHLKKVNEGTEYTGITKNFLNMHQDELDEIFGEGDIFLFLTDSFRAQRFGNILALHYGKPAIWGGFYEKSRCAEIVFTIPAVTPACFRCAVSPRYAAQDAAEEEITVSSGCNTIFHSQLLDSYIGMLVYAILHNQVPGYEFSNWFGDYWDRNLIQIKVHPEYSNGENNLFRRVFAPTEGRAFNFNAIWQKIEEECPPKYPHCGDCAGTGNLLNSKGKQFPELPPF comes from the coding sequence ATGATACTGACAAATTTTTCACGAATAGAAGGAGCGGTTGATACTCAACTGCTCCACGACACCCACGTGGTGGCGGTCGGTGCTGGTGGTGCATATTGTTTGTATGACTCGCTTGTCCGGTCTGGAATCGGGAAACTCACCGTCCTGGATTTTGATTCCGTCGATGACACGAACATCGTTCGCCAGGGATACGAGTCTCACCAGATTGGACAAAAGAAGGTGGATGCCTTGGGGGAACACCTGAAAAAGGTGAACGAGGGCACGGAGTACACCGGAATCACCAAAAACTTCCTGAACATGCACCAGGATGAGTTGGATGAAATTTTCGGGGAAGGAGATATTTTTCTGTTCCTCACGGATTCCTTCCGGGCGCAACGGTTTGGAAATATCCTTGCCCTTCACTATGGCAAACCGGCTATTTGGGGTGGATTTTATGAAAAATCCCGGTGTGCGGAAATCGTCTTCACAATACCCGCTGTTACTCCGGCGTGTTTTCGGTGTGCCGTCAGCCCCCGGTATGCGGCTCAGGATGCTGCGGAGGAAGAAATTACGGTCAGTTCCGGCTGCAATACGATATTCCATAGCCAGCTGCTGGATTCATATATCGGGATGCTTGTTTATGCGATCCTTCACAACCAGGTACCAGGATACGAATTTTCAAATTGGTTCGGTGATTATTGGGATCGGAATCTCATCCAGATAAAAGTTCACCCGGAATACAGTAACGGCGAAAACAACCTTTTCCGGCGTGTATTTGCTCCGACAGAGGGACGGGCATTCAATTTCAATGCCATCTGGCAGAAAATTGAAGAAGAATGTCCTCCGAAATATCCGCACTGCGGAGACTGTGCCGGAACTGGCAATTTGTTGAACTCGAAGGGAAAACAGTTCCCGGAGCTTCCACCATTTTAA
- a CDS encoding Mov34/MPN/PAD-1 family protein has protein sequence MKRKMPITESAFFEIINFIGGRKAESGGLLFGSEDDWVIRKFVPDTNAQTTRASYTIDTDRMNPIVKKLWDEEELSLLGIIHSHPRGSKAPSSPDRYYFENLLGRIKRKNFYVPIVFTIPDGGFKFFPYVYQNNELELLSAQLEVVPDDYTQDKESTPKPEKDPQKETEKFPAPIINVEVFSIPTKLRFWDRVQNRFYSILPALMLAYIVCLFIYASLRLTPVIVDFIIKTLLP, from the coding sequence ATGAAAAGGAAAATGCCGATCACAGAATCAGCATTCTTTGAAATCATAAATTTTATTGGAGGTCGAAAAGCGGAATCAGGTGGTCTTCTGTTTGGTTCAGAAGATGATTGGGTTATCCGAAAATTTGTCCCGGATACCAATGCCCAAACAACCAGGGCTTCATACACCATCGACACGGATCGGATGAACCCGATTGTAAAAAAGCTCTGGGATGAAGAAGAATTGTCTCTTCTCGGAATCATCCATTCTCATCCTCGTGGGAGTAAAGCTCCCAGCAGTCCGGATCGGTACTATTTTGAAAACCTGCTCGGCAGAATAAAACGGAAAAACTTCTATGTTCCTATCGTTTTCACTATTCCCGATGGTGGGTTCAAGTTCTTCCCGTATGTGTACCAAAATAACGAATTGGAACTGCTCTCCGCACAACTTGAAGTTGTCCCAGATGATTACACTCAGGACAAAGAATCAACACCTAAACCAGAGAAAGATCCTCAAAAAGAAACTGAAAAATTTCCTGCTCCGATTATTAACGTGGAAGTGTTCAGCATCCCAACAAAGTTGAGGTTTTGGGACAGGGTTCAGAATCGTTTTTATTCGATTCTTCCCGCCCTCATGTTGGCGTATATCGTGTGTCTATTTATCTATGCTTCGTTGCGATTAACTCCGGTTATTGTGGATTTCATCATTAAAACTTTACTGCCATGA
- a CDS encoding tetratricopeptide repeat protein, whose product MVYIIRKDEEKFAEFLYLEIRRKKLFDGENITLSKVESLIKKHSQQIKERKLPIISSKAVYNFLRNKTKHPLADTLHYVAIICQINPNLITDYIEDVREGKINQNLIAQEPDSGKLYDKLLQNEDELRKDIISKVISNIELLEINVEGYVKSREVLLDNAFQEKNELLSYLYKKINEKNPLSVSIKLDLEKYFIKSEVIEEIFLIAGALSTRLITDYDPEIADLLFIKINQKQDKIWKFCLVGLILGLVNNISDKETAKRALSNLKQITAIDQKARFILNTLLIELVEFSSGLLRQLLKIPVTTRSELKTYVLRYLPFSNSEDYYSQFNIKYEKGLYEALKGSIGVSDLLKHSILINSDRFKEKELEKLLKELNEAREDIVNLQNDYLFCRSVYEQKFYVYSVVHSIFYATDTHELLKEDLEKKISEFINEFERHDIRSTIAFTKSELSDYESLLRIHLRINPHDDEYWAKLGLYLLGKSNFEEGKECLNNVQIPSPNIYSLIFDSLKECLISKNKQHAIICFDTIGSYKKKNFNLATELMSINSSKEAITVLKEFSEVFPKDTIINLKIAECYNNIGDWDKSLDYFFKVDEKELSNDQIVTGFNTYGYHFMKQNSPKALECFSTGYFYAENKEKYLQDVKEIFTEKLKLDEFLANNLIALIPDEQGT is encoded by the coding sequence ATGGTCTATATAATTAGGAAAGATGAGGAGAAATTTGCCGAATTTTTATATTTAGAGATTAGAAGAAAAAAACTTTTTGATGGAGAAAATATTACTTTAAGCAAAGTTGAAAGCTTAATTAAAAAGCATTCACAGCAAATAAAAGAAAGAAAACTTCCCATAATTTCAAGCAAGGCTGTTTATAATTTTCTAAGAAATAAAACAAAACATCCTTTGGCGGATACCCTGCATTATGTTGCGATTATTTGTCAGATTAACCCGAATTTGATCACCGATTATATTGAAGATGTAAGAGAGGGGAAAATCAATCAGAATCTCATTGCACAAGAACCTGATAGTGGGAAACTGTATGACAAATTATTACAAAATGAAGACGAGTTACGAAAAGATATAATTTCAAAAGTTATTTCAAATATTGAGCTACTTGAAATTAATGTTGAAGGCTATGTAAAGAGCCGAGAAGTTTTGCTGGATAACGCATTTCAAGAAAAAAATGAATTACTGAGCTACCTTTACAAAAAAATAAATGAAAAGAATCCTCTTTCTGTTTCCATCAAGCTCGACTTAGAAAAGTACTTCATCAAATCAGAAGTAATTGAAGAAATATTTCTAATTGCAGGAGCTCTCTCAACAAGATTAATTACGGATTATGATCCTGAGATTGCGGACTTACTTTTTATAAAAATTAACCAAAAACAAGATAAAATATGGAAATTTTGTTTAGTTGGTTTGATTCTTGGACTTGTAAACAATATTTCAGATAAAGAAACTGCAAAAAGAGCGTTATCAAACCTGAAACAGATAACAGCCATTGATCAGAAAGCGAGGTTTATATTAAACACCCTGCTAATTGAGTTAGTAGAGTTTTCATCAGGATTATTAAGGCAGCTTCTAAAAATTCCAGTTACAACCAGATCTGAACTGAAAACATATGTTTTAAGGTATTTACCCTTTAGTAATAGCGAAGATTATTATTCCCAATTCAATATCAAATATGAGAAAGGATTGTATGAAGCACTTAAAGGAAGCATTGGGGTCAGTGATCTTCTAAAGCACTCGATTCTTATAAATAGCGATAGGTTTAAAGAAAAAGAATTAGAAAAACTTTTAAAAGAACTTAATGAAGCACGAGAGGACATTGTAAATCTTCAAAATGACTATCTTTTTTGTCGTTCGGTATATGAACAGAAGTTTTATGTTTATTCAGTTGTTCATTCGATATTTTATGCGACCGACACTCATGAACTGCTAAAAGAAGACCTCGAAAAAAAGATTTCGGAATTTATAAACGAATTTGAAAGACATGATATTCGATCCACCATCGCCTTTACAAAATCAGAACTTTCAGATTATGAATCATTGCTAAGAATACACCTGAGAATAAATCCTCATGATGATGAATATTGGGCTAAATTAGGACTCTATTTGTTGGGTAAATCTAACTTTGAGGAAGGAAAAGAATGCCTAAATAATGTTCAAATCCCTTCTCCGAACATATATTCATTAATCTTTGATTCCTTGAAAGAATGTTTGATTAGCAAAAACAAACAACATGCAATAATCTGCTTTGATACGATAGGGAGTTATAAGAAAAAAAACTTTAACCTAGCAACTGAATTAATGAGCATTAATTCCTCTAAGGAAGCTATTACTGTACTTAAAGAATTTTCTGAAGTTTTTCCCAAGGATACCATTATTAATCTCAAAATTGCTGAATGTTATAATAACATTGGAGATTGGGATAAATCGCTGGATTATTTTTTTAAAGTTGATGAAAAAGAATTATCTAATGACCAAATAGTCACGGGATTTAATACCTATGGCTATCACTTCATGAAGCAAAATTCTCCCAAAGCCCTAGAGTGCTTCTCTACTGGATATTTCTATGCAGAAAACAAAGAAAAGTATTTACAGGATGTAAAAGAAATTTTTACAGAAAAGTTAAAACTGGATGAATTTTTAGCCAATAATCTTATTGCTTTAATTCCTGATGAACAGGGAACCTAA
- a CDS encoding site-specific integrase — MASNVKIILDTRRQKSDQTYPLILRFIHNRKSVSMPLGYSMQETDWDTDKCIVLKSYKGVSNISRLNNWIQKQRVNAMDIINKLQDTGEIDRMSITEIKSRIVHNRSSVTFFDFTDEIIEELTSAKRLGYAQSVRSVLTLVKKYRKDKDFPFEEMTHKFLVSFENYCRGKGNTTNSIAVYMKTIKMVYNRAIKAGIVQRDMYPFVNYTIRLTKTRKRAVQGDVIRKIEALELPMGSRLWHSKNYFLFSFYTMGINFADMAQLKGKNIVDGRIEYTRQKTKKEYSIKITAPMQRILDLYAQGKNEDDYIFPIITRIGDPVLEFKDVAEKRRINNKKLKEIGEMLGMTTPLTSYVARHSWATIAKRKGVPVAIISEGMGHEDVKTTEIYLDSFEQDVLDEYNEMITG; from the coding sequence ATGGCTTCAAATGTAAAAATTATTCTGGATACTCGGCGACAAAAAAGCGATCAGACCTATCCCCTAATCCTCCGGTTTATTCATAACCGTAAAAGCGTTTCTATGCCCCTGGGCTACTCCATGCAGGAAACGGACTGGGATACGGATAAATGTATTGTTTTGAAGTCCTACAAAGGCGTATCCAACATTTCCCGGCTGAATAACTGGATTCAGAAACAACGGGTGAATGCCATGGATATCATCAACAAACTCCAGGACACGGGAGAAATTGATCGGATGTCGATCACCGAAATTAAGTCCCGGATCGTTCACAACCGAAGCAGCGTCACCTTTTTTGATTTCACAGATGAAATTATAGAGGAACTGACTTCTGCAAAACGGCTGGGCTACGCTCAGTCCGTCCGTTCGGTACTCACTCTGGTCAAAAAGTACCGGAAGGATAAAGATTTCCCATTTGAGGAAATGACCCACAAATTTTTGGTCAGTTTTGAAAACTACTGCCGGGGCAAAGGAAATACTACCAACTCCATCGCCGTGTACATGAAAACAATCAAGATGGTGTACAACCGGGCGATCAAAGCCGGGATTGTTCAACGAGATATGTATCCGTTCGTGAATTACACAATCCGGCTTACCAAAACCCGAAAACGGGCTGTCCAGGGCGACGTTATCCGAAAAATTGAGGCGTTGGAGTTGCCGATGGGTTCGCGACTTTGGCACTCAAAAAACTACTTCCTGTTCAGTTTTTACACCATGGGGATCAACTTTGCAGACATGGCACAACTGAAGGGGAAAAACATTGTGGACGGCAGGATCGAGTACACCCGCCAGAAAACCAAAAAAGAGTACTCCATCAAAATTACTGCACCCATGCAACGAATTCTTGATCTGTATGCCCAAGGGAAAAATGAAGATGATTACATTTTCCCGATCATCACCCGGATTGGAGATCCGGTACTGGAATTTAAAGATGTGGCGGAAAAACGCCGGATCAACAACAAAAAACTCAAAGAAATTGGGGAAATGCTGGGGATGACGACCCCGTTGACCAGCTATGTTGCCCGTCACTCCTGGGCGACCATCGCCAAACGAAAAGGCGTTCCGGTGGCGATCATTTCAGAAGGAATGGGGCATGAGGACGTAAAAACTACTGAAATTTATCTGGATAGCTTCGAGCAGGATGTTCTGGATGAATACAATGAGATGATTACAGGATAG
- a CDS encoding tail fiber domain-containing protein, with amino-acid sequence MINFDELKIKDGELLDKEQWNGLLDDSRRYFEGNVGLGTDVPEAKLQIEGKGGTSVDLLVNGRIKSNNDHGGLWVSNDRFIGGTSSNRVGFYNKGWRLLVHNSGQVEVNGNLDVSGKVGIGISNPASILSLGSGLSRLKLALYQNSTGTSYYGMGVTSGHFYFNIGNTNARYTFLDRAGSGAREIFTIRGNGRVGIGTSNPSAPLHVNGIIKANLRNIGDHKNVQYNTETKEIGWDNSTRRDKRNITPLKDDFGKIMQLQPRRYTRPAQPENWEIGYIAEEAKSLGLEHLLFYDENNQPDGINYRKLCLYLVEILREHEHKLNPDSPYLEKYIENEEE; translated from the coding sequence ATGATAAACTTTGACGAATTAAAGATAAAGGACGGCGAATTGTTGGACAAAGAACAATGGAATGGCTTATTGGATGATAGCCGAAGGTATTTTGAAGGCAATGTTGGCTTGGGTACCGATGTGCCGGAAGCCAAATTGCAAATCGAGGGGAAAGGAGGGACCAGTGTTGACCTGCTGGTAAACGGTAGAATAAAATCAAATAACGATCACGGAGGGTTGTGGGTTTCAAACGACCGTTTTATTGGAGGAACCTCATCCAACAGAGTTGGTTTCTATAACAAAGGTTGGCGGTTACTGGTACACAATTCTGGTCAGGTAGAGGTGAACGGGAATTTGGACGTAAGCGGGAAAGTGGGAATTGGAATTTCAAATCCTGCAAGCATTTTATCTTTAGGCTCCGGGTTAAGTCGACTGAAACTGGCACTTTACCAAAATAGCACAGGAACCTCTTATTACGGAATGGGCGTTACATCCGGGCACTTTTATTTTAATATAGGTAATACAAATGCAAGATATACTTTTCTCGACAGAGCTGGGTCTGGAGCAAGGGAAATCTTTACCATCCGGGGAAACGGCAGAGTTGGAATTGGCACAAGTAACCCCTCGGCACCACTTCATGTTAACGGAATTATTAAAGCCAATTTGAGAAATATTGGTGACCATAAAAATGTTCAATATAATACAGAAACGAAAGAAATAGGTTGGGATAATTCCACGAGGAGAGACAAACGAAATATAACTCCTTTAAAAGATGATTTTGGCAAGATTATGCAATTACAACCACGCAGGTATACACGTCCTGCTCAACCGGAAAACTGGGAAATCGGGTACATTGCCGAAGAGGCAAAATCGCTTGGACTTGAACATTTACTTTTTTACGATGAAAACAACCAACCGGATGGAATAAACTACCGAAAACTATGCCTGTACCTGGTTGAAATTCTTCGGGAACATGAGCATAAACTCAATCCTGATTCTCCCTATCTGGAAAAATATATAGAAAATGAGGAGGAATAA